A region of Lathamus discolor isolate bLatDis1 chromosome 18, bLatDis1.hap1, whole genome shotgun sequence DNA encodes the following proteins:
- the LSM10 gene encoding U7 snRNA-associated Sm-like protein LSm10 → MEVSHSVKERTIAENSLVILLQGLCGHVTTVDLRDESTATGRITSVDAFMNMRLAEVTFTDRQGTVYQLDELFVTGRNIRYVHIPDEVDIRATIEQQLQAIHRVRYFGGRDKGRKEFPRAKYK, encoded by the coding sequence ATGGAGGTCAGCCACTCGGTCAAGGAGCGCACCATCGCGGAGAACAGCCTGGTCATCCTGCTGCAGGGCCTGTGCGGCCACGTCACCACCGTGGACCTCCGTGACGAGAGCACGGCCACGGGGCGCATCACCAGCGTGGACGCCTTCATGAACATGCGTCTGGCCGAGGTGACCTTCACGGACAGGCAGGGCACCGTGTACCAGCTGGACGAGCTCTTTGTGACCGGCAGGAACATCCGCTACGTCCATATCCCCGACGAGGTGGACATCAGGGCCACCAtcgagcagcagctccaggccaTCCACAGGGTCCGCTACTTCGGGGGCCGTGACAAGGGCAGGAAGGAGTTCCCTCGTGCCAAGTACAAGTGA